The genomic segment GACAGGTCTCTGGAATCCATAAACCCCTTATCGAACCATCGTTGTAATGAGTTTAAATCATCGAAATAAAGAGATGTAATTTCAGGTTTGCCGGGAACCTGATTAATACGTTTCATTCTAACCTACAGCCTCAAGAAATCTGGACCCTCGGGAGCCTAATTACCAGTATATTCTTGTATATTATTGTTCAAACCCTTGATgttcatctcatctcgGTCAATTTCCAATCATTTTGTCAAGACAAGAATCACGAAGGGTGCATATATATGTATTATAAAAAAGGAAGTGTCATTTGATGATGTATGTAGTATATACAGTTGTAGTAATCAAGCTTCTCATCACTATCGGAATCATACAAGTGAAGAGAATACATGGAATTGTGCGTGAAGACTACATACGTCTCTTTTCTAAGAATTCATGCAGGGTGAATTGTAACTGTAGCTATGGCGAGTCCTCCTCTGTTACATCAGTTCAGAGAAACCAGGGACCAAGCTTTTAGAGAAGCCACCTTCTTTAGCGGCCATTTCGTAATAACCGTAGATGGTAGTAGTTGCCATCAAGATGGAAGTACCTGAACCTAAAGTACCTAAAACATCAGAACAGACGGATAGGGCACCGATGGTGgcaccaccaaatgcaGCAGCGATAGGGataatcttcttcaattctctgTAGACACTAGTTTCTCTCATACCATTGATAACCATACCCTGTTCTTTGAATTGTTTAGCGACGTCACGAGGAGAAGTACCAGAGATTTCGATCCAAGTTTTGGAGAAAAGGGCACAAGCTCCTAAGACGAAGGAAACGTAGACAACAGACTTAATTGGGTCCAAAACGATTTCCTTGTAAGAAGTTGGTGGTTGAATGTAGTATGATAGACCGCTTAAAGCTTGTTGTGGACCTAGAGAACCTGGTTTAATACCCCAGACACCTAATAAACGGGTGATTGGACTTGAAGGGAATCTTTGGTATAAGATTTGAGAGATCAAAAAGATGTTGGAAGTAAGAGCGGTTTGCAACATGATGGGAGTGTTAGAGGTGTAGAACAATTTAATTGGGTAGGTACCTATTTGACCTCTAATCTTTGTTGATCTAATTGGCAATTCGTAACGGAACCCTTGTAAGTATAAGACAAACAAAAACACAAACACCGTGGCAACAACTTGGAACATGTTTGGAGCGTTTGATCTGTAAAATGCTTCCACAAGAGCTCtctttttatcttttctAACCGCAAACAAATGGAAAAAGGCAATCACAGCACCATCAAATTCCTTACCTCTACCAGAATTGGTAGTGGTTGGAGCGAATGCCTTCCAGAAACTTTGTTCAGCAATGTTCGTAGCagtgaaaagagaaataCCAGAACCCAACCCGTAGCCTTTAGACAGCAATTCATCCAAAAGAAGCACAACAAAAGAAGCAAacatcaattggaaaattagAAGTAGAGAAATGGCAATACCCAAGTCTTTAGGTCTACCGTAATTACCAGTAAGCACAACGACAACAGCTTGTCCAAAAGTTAAAATAATTGCACAAACTTTTTGAGCAATTTGGAACAAATCACGGTCTTGTTTATTTTGCATATCAACTTGCAAGATTTGAGTACCttgcaaaaattggaagatcattgatgaagtaATAATTGGCGAAACACCAAGTTCCATCAAAGTACCACGATTTGATGCCAACATGGCACGTAACCAGTATAGAGGATCACTAGTTTCACTAGAGACAATACCATAAAGAGGAATTTGACCTAAAACCAAAAAGATCAATAGTGATACACCTGTCCATATCAACTTCTGGTTGTAGGGAACTTTCCTCTGAGGTGCGATCACGTCCGGTAGATACGCCTCAAAGGGcttgaagaaatctaatACACGGCCTgacatttttcaatttataTTAAAATTGTCAGAAAGGAACCtttcaattgcaattgtGGCCTTGATTTGATATATTGATACACGTCCTTgttattttgaaatttcgACCAGTTTAATACCGAGAGGTTCGCAAACAATTCTTAACCAGACACGTaaccaagaaaaaaattggaaaatcaATATGCGGGTAACATTAAAGACACGGACTCGGAGTAATACCAGCCTTGGCGGCTAAAACTATTATACACCACTACTATATATTgacttttctttttgacCAGATCCTAAACAAACAGCAAATAAAGAAGATGGAACACAAGAACTGTAGCGATGTCATTTTAAAGACAGGCGAAATACAATATGAACCATTTTGACCAACAGCACAATTAGAATCATAAACTTTAGCGAATGCCATGCACGTTGAAAGTGTCCCTATTGCCGGTGCTACCATCATGGACCCATAAGCTGTTCCAAATAGTTGTTCACCCCAAACTATCATTACTACAGTGGGGACGATGGTGAATGATCCACCATAGACTATCCCCAATAACGAACTCATACCCAAAGCATGTATGCGACCCACACTTGGCGTCACTACTAACCACCATAGTCCCAATTGTAATAAAAGTCCCGTGGATAAGAAACCTAGAAGAATCCACTTGGGTGACCAATTCTTTCTGGTGAACCAATCGGTTACCACACCAGTTAGTAACCTTGTTATCGTGGAATAAAATGCATAAACGGAGACCAGCTCACTAGACAGCGTTGGAAAATGGGGGAAGACTAAATTGGCAACAACGCCAATGTCAGCAGTCATCATCTCTAGTGGTCCTAATGCTAACATTAATGAGAGGGCGAAGAGGTAACCTGCAATATCCTTGAAGAAAGAGCGTTgatttggtggtattgaCAAATGCGAAGACAATAACGGCTCgttctcatcatcttcatcatcctcgGCATCATTCTGCTTAAATTGCATCATGCTGACTCTTGCAGTAGCTATCCATGCCAGTGCACCAACACTTGCATATATGCCCGCAAATGTACCAAAAACCCTACCCAGATCTAAATACTGACGATTTGTGTACCAAAACCAATCTAGTTGCAAAAGTTGTGAGACCAAAAATGACGATAGCCCAAAACAGGTCGTGGGCAAACTTATTGACAACAGTTTCGTCTCTGGATACAGTTTAGCGCAAGTTAAAAGTGAGCTAAAGAATAATGCACTTGTGGAAGCGCCAATTAGACAAAAGCAACCAATAGACCAGTGAAATGAAGTTATGGTATCAATCTCAGGATGATTAAAGAGGTATGACAAGATGGAATAACTCGGCACAAATCCAACTGTTGCCAATGAACTCAATAAAATTGGTCCATGTGCATCTGCAAATATACCTAAAAGTGGTGGAACCAAATAAACCCCCAGATTGGCTACACTGACAATTAAATTGATCTGCCAAGCATTATATTTCAGATGTGATTGCCATGGTTGTGCATAAAGGGTTATTAGTGCAATGAAACCTGATGAAATGGCAGAAACGAGTGAAAAAACGTATGCTAATTTGTGAGAGCGTTCATGAGATAAGAGTTGAGGAAGTAAACAACGTACATGATAGGAAAGCGCATTTTCTAACCTTGATACAGTCATTCTTATTTAACCATTGCTCCTATTGTGATCCgaacttttcaaagatacGATCCtgctctttctttttttttttttttttttttacaattacataaatatatatatatatagatTAAGATATTTTTTATGTATATAGTATATTATTCAATTGCGCAGAACTTGTGCTATTTCGTTCAGACTTCCGTATTTCTTATTTCTGTACCTGTTATTAGTAACTGCCCCCCAGTCCAAGTTGTTTCCCCTTCTACTGCTATTTAAACCGTTATAAGTGGATATGCTAGTAGATGAAGTGTACTGTGTAAACAGGTCTTTCATGTAATTGCGAACTTCTTCTCGATTGTATGGTTGCCTAGGCTTATTggcattattattgttattattgacattagcattattattattagtaccgttattattattactattgttacCGTTTGTTTGTTTCCTCGATTTCCTTAGAGAGGGAGTGGAGCTATTGCTGTTCGTCAATGTGCTTGAACTAGATTTGGCCACATTGGAAGGATGCTGAATATTTCTTTGTTGTGAAGATGATGTTTGATTtggttgttgctgctgctgagATTTGGGTAATGATCTAGCTGCTGCCTGTGCCCACCCTGTCAATTTTGGTTTTTGAAGACTGGGATTGTTTTGAGGTTTGCGAGGAAGAGAACCTGCGTTGGCAGCAAGAGAAGTTGCAGTTTGTGTGGTCGTCGAAGTGGCCATCTTCGTCAGG from the Zygosaccharomyces rouxii strain CBS732 chromosome B complete sequence genome contains:
- the MCH1 gene encoding Mch1p (similar to uniprot|Q07376 Saccharomyces cerevisiae YDL054C MCH1): MTVSRLENALSYHVRCLLPQLLSHERSHKLAYVFSLVSAISSGFIALITLYAQPWQSHLKYNAWQINLIVSVANLGVYLVPPLLGIFADAHGPILLSSLATVGFVPSYSILSYLFNHPEIDTITSFHWSIGCFCLIGASTSALFFSSLLTCAKLYPETKLLSISLPTTCFGLSSFLVSQLLQLDWFWYTNRQYLDLGRVFGTFAGIYASVGALAWIATARVSMMQFKQNDAEDDEDDENEPLLSSHLSIPPNQRSFFKDIAGYLFALSLMLALGPLEMMTADIGVVANLVFPHFPTLSSELVSVYAFYSTITRLLTGVVTDWFTRKNWSPKWILLGFLSTGLLLQLGLWWLVVTPSVGRIHALGMSSLLGIVYGGSFTIVPTVVMIVWGEQLFGTAYGSMMVAPAIGTLSTCMAFAKVYDSNCAVGQNGSYCISPVFKMTSLQFLCSIFFICCLFRIWSKRKVNI
- the SEC61 gene encoding translocon subunit SEC61 (highly similar to uniprot|P32915 Saccharomyces cerevisiae YLR378C SEC61 Essential subunit of Sec61 complex (Sec61p Sbh1p and Sss1p) forms a channel for SRP- dependent protein import and retrograde transport of misfolded proteins out of the ER with Sec63 complex allows SRP-independent protein import into ER) yields the protein MSGRVLDFFKPFEAYLPDVIAPQRKVPYNQKLIWTGVSLLIFLVLGQIPLYGIVSSETSDPLYWLRAMLASNRGTLMELGVSPIITSSMIFQFLQGTQILQVDMQNKQDRDLFQIAQKVCAIILTFGQAVVVVLTGNYGRPKDLGIAISLLLIFQLMFASFVVLLLDELLSKGYGLGSGISLFTATNIAEQSFWKAFAPTTTNSGRGKEFDGAVIAFFHLFAVRKDKKRALVEAFYRSNAPNMFQVVATVFVFLFVLYLQGFRYELPIRSTKIRGQIGTYPIKLFYTSNTPIMLQTALTSNIFLISQILYQRFPSSPITRLLGVWGIKPGSLGPQQALSGLSYYIQPPTSYKEIVLDPIKSVVYVSFVLGACALFSKTWIEISGTSPRDVAKQFKEQGMVINGMRETSVYRELKKIIPIAAAFGGATIGALSVCSDVLGTLGSGTSILMATTTIYGYYEMAAKEGGFSKSLVPGFSELM
- the PBP4 gene encoding Pbp4p (some similarities with uniprot|Q07362 Saccharomyces cerevisiae YDL053C PBP4 Pbp1p binding protein) → MATSTTTQTATSLAANAGSLPRKPQNNPSLQKPKLTGWAQAAARSLPKSQQQQQPNQTSSSQQRNIQHPSNVAKSSSSTLTNSNSSTPSLRKSRKQTNGNNSNNNNGTNNNNANVNNNNNNANKPRQPYNREEVRNYMKDLFTQYTSSTSISTYNGLNSSRRGNNLDWGAVTNNRYRNKKYGSLNEIAQVLRN